The DNA window CGGCACTCGACGAGGCCGCAATCATCAAGCGTCTCAAGGAATTCTACACCGCCTTGCAGGACAAGCGGCAGATTTCCGAAGGCATCCCCCAGGAAGAGCGCGCGGCGCACAATGAATTATGGCGTTACCCACAGAATGAGCTCCCGAAAGCGCTCGAGATCCGGATCAGGCGGTGGGCGCAGAAGATCCACCGCCACCATCTGAAGGAGGTCGAGCCAACGCGCCTGTCGCGAGAAGACCGTGCCATGCTCGAGGGCTGTCGCGATGGCGCCGAAATCTTCGACCTGCGCTCGGCGCATGACATCGACGAGATCGCAGCGGCACTTCATGCGGAGTTTCCCTGGATCGCGGAAGCGACAACACATGTCTGGCGCAGCCTTCATCGCAACCTGGCAGGTGGCATGCCCGGCGCCAAATTCGCGCCAATTCTTCTCGATGGCCCGCCGGGCATTGGCAAAAGCGCATGGGCACGTCGTCTTGCGCAGCTGCTGGAAACGCCGGATATGACCCTGGATGCCACCGGCGAGAATGCCAGTTTCGGGCTAATAGGAAGTCAACGCGGCTGGTCGAATGCCGGCCCCGGTCGGCTCGTGAGCCTGATGCTGATGCGTCAGATTGCAAATCCGCTCGTCATTATCGACGAAATTGAGAAATCCGGTACGCCCGTGTCCGACAAGGGGCGCGCCTTCAGCCTTCCGAATGCGCTCCTGCCGCTGCTCGAAGACGTGACGGCAAGCCGGTGGACCTGCCCCTATTTCCAGAACCAGTTCGATATGTCGTTCATCAACTGGGTCTTCACCTCCAATAGCCTGCGCGGCCTATGCCCAGAACTCCCGCCTGCCTCAAGGCCTGTGTCCCTTCACGGCCCCCGGGTATCGCGACATGATCGACAGCGACAAACTCATGGAGATGGTGCTGGACGTATAGCGGCTGGCCAATGCTGGGATGGAGGTTTCAGGGCTCGCATTGCGGGCCCTTTTTTTGGCCACCGCCCTGCATGCTTATGTGTCAACTGTGCATGCTTATGCCTTGCGGTGAAGAGCGCCCTACGGCAAGCATCTGAAATACATAAGATATTTATCCACGGCACAGCTTCCGAATCAACTGGGTGTGCAAACTTATGGTGCATTGGCATCAATTGCATCGCAATTGCATAGTAGCAAAATAGGCGAGTAGAATTGCTTGGTTTTCAAGCGGTTGGGGACGTAGAACAGCGACCTTCTAATTCTCAGGTCGGGGGTTCGAGTCCTCCACGGCTCGCCATGTGTCACAGCAGTTGCCAATGAAGCATAAGCTTGCACGTTTGGGCGATTTGCATGCACCCCCCCTGTCAAGAGGCTTGGGGCGCCGTGTCGAAGGTTTCTTCTAGCACACTTGGATAGAACGGTATTTCAGCGTAACCCGTGGCTAGCGGTCACTTTCCTCCCTGAGATTTCAGGAGTGCAGCAACCGGCTCAACAGCGTTGCGAAGATAGACCGGTCCGACATCCAAGCCGTTGGGTCGGAACGGCTGGACCCGCTCGCTCTGCAGAACGGCCCGAATCGTGTTCAAATGCGCACCGGTTTCGGCCGACAACATCGATGGGGTCGTGTAGCTGGCCTCAAACGCAGCGATGTCGTCGCGGCTCATGCGCCATTCCCGACGCCTGGTCGTAGGATTCAAAACCAACATCGCAGGCGTGTAACCCCGTCGAGGAGCCGAGGCAGGCGGGGGCCGTTCAGGGCATTCTGAAACGGCACTGTCGCGGCAGTCAGCGCTGCAAAGAAAATCAGCCCCATCGACGCGTGTATCCCCGCGAGCATGACGCTGAACGGCACCACCGAAACGCCCACGGGCAGAAACTGCGGCAGGAAGCTAATATAGAAGACTCCGACCTTGGGGTTAAGAAGGTTGGTCATCACCCCGCGCAGGAACCAATTCGGTGCGGAAGGCGCCATGACCCTGGGCAGGCCCGGCTCTCGCGCACGCAACGCCCCCCGCAACATCCCGATCCCCAGCCAGATCAGGTAGGCCGCGCCGGCAAGCTGAAGACAACGGTAAGCCAGTTCCGACACGGCCAGCACAGCACCGAGCCCCAAAGCCGCAATCAATCCCCATGCCAGCACCCCGGTCACCACCCCTGCTCACGCCAGCATCGCGCGGCGCGGCCCCTCGACCGCCGCCGTCCGCAGAACGAGGGCTGTATCGAGCCCCGGTGTGATCGTCAGCAAAGCCGCGGCAATGGAAAAGCTCAGCAATGCAGTTGCAACGTCCATGGCTACTCTCCGATCTCGTCCAGGAAATCTGACAGAAGCCCCTAACCTTCGGGCCAAACACCGAGATTCGACGCCTCATTCAAATGGCCCCTTGGCCGAAGCGACTGCGATCTTCTTTGCCGCACCGCTGCTGATCGTGATCTTCGCGGGCATGTTCCTGGGCGAAGACGTGCGTTTGTTCCGGCTGTCGATGGTCGGCCTAGGGCTTGCAGGCGTGATGGTCGTCATGTCTCCGCAGCTGACCGACATGGGCACCGCGTCGGGCCCGCTGCGCGCTCTTGGGGCGGTGGTGGCGCTTGGAAGCGCCCTCATGTCGGCGCTTGCGCATATCTTCATCAGGAAGCTGTCGCAGACCGAGCCGACAACGGCGATCGTGTTCTGGTTCATCATCACGTCGGCACTGCTCAGCCTGCTGATAATTCCCTATGGCTGGGTTCTGCCGGCCCCGGTGACCCTCGCCCTGCTGATCGGGATCGGTGTGATCGGCGGACTGGGGCAGATCTGCTTGACCGCCGCCTATAGCCATGCGGATGCGTCCGAGGTGGCGCCGTTCGAATACAGCTCTATGATCTTCACGACCGCCATCGGGTGGAGCTTTTTCGGCGAGATCCCGAGCCGCACCGTTCTAAGCAGTGCGGCTCGGGATCCTGGCCGGCGTGCTGATCATCTGGAGCGAGCGCAAGCTGAACGCGATGCGCAAGACGACTGCGGGCGCCTCGGAGACCGGTAAATGACACGCTAAAGCGAAGCTCCGCCGCAGATGACAAGCGTCTGCCCGGTAATGCTGGCCGCCGCATCCGACAGAAGAAATGCCGCCGTGCCAGCGACCTCTTCGGGCAGAACGAAGCGCCCGATGGGGGGATAGGCCGGTCCGACGCCCTGGCGCGCAGGATCGCGCAGCATTGGTGTGTCCGTCGCAGCGGGGGCCACGATGTTCACCGTGATCCCCTTGGGCGCCAGCTCGGCCGCAATCGAGCGGGCGAGGCCCGTGACGGCAGCCTTGGAGGCGGCGTAGAGCGCCTTGCCCTTCGCCCCGGTCGCGACGCGGCTGCCGATCAGGACGATCCGCCCGTTTTGGGGCATTCGGGGCGCAAAATGCTGGATCAGCTGCGCCGCGCAGTCGACGTGCAGCCGCCACATCTGGGAACCCTCGGCACGTGACATCGAAGCGTGATCGCCCACTCGCAACACGCCTGCGGCATGGATCAGCGCATCAGGTGCAGGCAGATCCGGCAGAGCAGCGGCAACGGCGTCCTCGTCCAGCAGATCGACGGGCCGATGGGTAAAGGCCGACCCCAAAGTCGCTTCCGGTGCCCGGCGACTAAGACCCGTCACTTTCCGGCCATCGGCCAGAAGGCGGTTGCAGATGGCCAGCCCGATGCCCGAGCTGGCGCCGGTGACGATGGCGTGGCGCGGCTCAGGCATGGCGCTTCGCCTGCGCGAGGTTGCGAGCATAGGATAGGGCGCTCAGCATGTTCACATGGTTTGCTTTGCCGGTTCCGGCGATGTCGAAGGCCGTGCCGTGGTCGACCGAGGCGCGATCAATCGGCAGGCCAAGCGAGACATTCACCGCCGTATCGAAGGCCACGAGCTTGATCGGGATGTGGCCCTGATCATGATACTGCGCGACGACCAGATCGAACGCTCCCTGGTAGGCGCGGTGATATACCGTATCGGCCGAGATCGGACCTTGGACATCAATCCCCTCGGCCTGCGCTGCCGCGACGGCGGGGGCGACCTGCGCGTCATCCTCGGTGCCGAAAAGGCCGGATTCTCCGCAATGTGGGTTGATTCCCGCCACGGCGATGCGTGGAGCTTCTATGCCCATGCGCTTCAGGTGGGAATGGCCTGTTCGGATCGTCTCCAAGATGCGCTCGGGCGTGGCGCGGGTGATTGCGTCCTTCAGTGCCACATGGGTCGAGACGTGGATCACATTCAAACGTTCCGACGCCAACAGCATCCAACTGCCACGACTTTCGGTCAAATGAGCCAGCAAACCCGTATGGCCATCGTAATGGTGACCGGCAGCGTTCAGAGCCTCCTTGTTGATGGGGGCTGTGACGATACATGAGACCTCGCCTGCCTGCGCCATCTCGACGGCGGTACGGATATACTGGAAGGACGCCTCGCCGCAGGAGGGGGACAATACGCCGAAGCGGTCGGGCAGGCCCTCAACGGGGACATGGCGCAGGCGCAGGCCCCCGGGGCCGTCGCCCAGTTCCAGCGCCAGGCCGAGCGCATCACGGGCGCGCTCCAGCACGGCCCTATCGCCGATCACGATCAGTCCGGCGCGCTGGTCGGCAGGCAGGTCGGCTGCCGCCCGAAGGGTGACTTCGGCGCCGACGCCCGAAGGGTCGCCCATAGTGATGGCGATTAAGGGATTGGTCATGGAAACCTCCGGTCAGACGGTTGCGGCAAGGTCATGCCGATCAAGAATGTCGCGGATTGCGGCATCCTGCGCGGCATCCGGCATCAGTGCGGGCTGTCGCGAGGCACCCACGCCCGGATCGGTCAGATAGAGTGCGCGCTTGGCGACGGCGGGCGGATAACCCAAGGCATAAAGGTCGGTCCGCAGCGCGCCGAAACGCGCCTGCGCGGCTTCGGCGGCCTCCATGTCGCCCGCGTTGAAAGCGCGCACGATCCCCGCCAAAAGATGCGGGGCAACATTGCCAAGCCCGGAGATCGCGCCCGCCGCGCCGTTCTTCAGTGCCCATAACACAAGGTGATCGGGACCGGACCAAACGCCGAAGCCTTCGACTTGGCGCGAGACCTCAAGATACTCCTCAAGCGTCTTCTGGCTGCCGCCGCTATCCTTGATGCCGCAGATGTTGCCGTGCCGGGCCAATATCAGCGCGGTGTCGGGTTCAATATGGTTCTGGGTCCGCGCAGGGATGTCATAAAGATAGACGGGCACATCTACCGCATCGGCCACCATCTCGAAATGGCGACGCAGCCCCTCTTGCGTGCAGGCGATGAAATACGGGGTGATGACCGACACGCAATCGACCCCCAGATCGGCAGCGGCGCGGGCCAGCCGGACCGTTTCGAAGGTCGAGGGGGCGCCGACATTCACCATGACGCGTGCGCGGCCTGCGGCCTCAGCAAGCACGGCCTCGATCAGGGACAGCTTCTCGTCGAACAAAAGTGCGGTGAAATCGCCGTTCGTACCGGCGCAAAGGATGTCGTTGCCAGCTTCGACTTGGCGGCGGACCTGTGCGCGGGACTGATCGAGGTTCAGCGTCTCGTCGTCGTTGAAGCAGGTAACCGTGGCCACATAAGCGCGGCGGGGTTCGGCGGAGGTCATGGCAGATCCTTCAGTATCAATAGGCCGCGCGATAAAGCGCAAGAATGTCCTCACGGCTCAGGTCGCGGGGGTTCCAGTCCAACAGGCGACGAATAGCATGGGCTTCAGCCGCCATCTCGGGCAGGTCATCCTCGGGGACGCCATGGTCGCGCAGGCGCATCTGCAGGCCAAGCCCGGCGCAGAAATCATGCGCAGCCTGAAGTAGCGGGCGGCCCTGTTCCAGATCCAGCGCGGCCGCGACCAGCGCGGTCTTGTCGGGACAGGCCCCCTGATTGGCCGCCAGGACATGCGGGAAGATCAGCGCATTGGCCAGCCCGTGCGGCAGGTGGTGGCGCGTCCCGAGCGGATAGGCCACCGCATGTCCGGCGGTCGTGTTCACCGGTCCCAGACAGACCCCGCCATAGAACGAGGCCAGAAGCAGTGCCGCCCGCGCCTCGAGATCGTCGCCGTCGGCCAGCGCGCGAGGCAGGAACCGGCCAATCAGCCGGATGCCTTCCAGCGCATAATGATCGATGATCGGATGAGCGCGGCGACTGGTGAAAGCCTCAACACAATGGGCCAGTGCGTCGACGCCGGTCGCGGCTGTCACTGGACCGGGCAGCGATACCGTCAGGCCGGGGTCGAGGATCACCATATCGGCCAGCATGTGAAGGCTTTCGGTGGCAATCTTGCGCAATGTTCCGGGTTCGGTGATCAGCGCGCGCGTGCCGGCCTCGCTGCCGGTGCCGGCGGTTGTGGGGATCTGCATTAGCGCCGCGCGCCGCGGCCCGGCGCGACCCGGCCCCGAGATGTCGTCGAATGTCGTCACAGGATCTTGCAGGACAGCCACCAGCTTGGCCACGTCCATGGCGCTGCCGCCGCCAAAACCGATGACCACATCCGGCCGTGCCGCGCGCGCCGCCGTCACCGCCTGATTGAGGTCGGAGAGGTCGGGCTCGGGCCGGACCGACACGCAGGCCGCGCCGTCCAAGCCGAGGGCATTCAGTCGGGTCGCATTGAAAGCATCGGCAATGACGACGGGCCGCGTCAGGCCGCGATCGCGCAGCCAGGATGCGGCCCGCACCGCCTGACCCGCGCCGTTCCGCACGCAGCCGGGCTGCAGGATTTCCAGGGGTTGGTCGAGCATGGCATCCTCCCTTGATGGCAAAAACGAGGTATCACATATTTACAAGTTGTCAAATAAAGAAAAGCGGAAAATCCATTCTAACCTCAGAATAATCCTTACTTTCCTGTATTGACCCGCGACCAGAGCCTGATACTTGCTCGCTTCATATAATCAATTGACAAGTTGCGACCGCCCCGCCATCTTCGCCCCGTTCCGTGAGGAGAGCGGAACGTCCGTCGGCCCCCGCGAATGGGGTCACGCAAAACCGGCGCTCCGGCGCCAAGGGAGGACCAGATGAGACATATTCGGACTTTCGCCACCGCCACGACCCTAGCCGTACTGCCCTTGGCCGCGTTTGCCGCGCCGGTCGACCTGCGCCTGATCACCATGGAGCCGGGCGGCTCATGGTATTCCTACGGCTCGACCTTTAGCGAGATCATTCAGGGCTCCGAAGGCGAGAACGAGCTGAACGTCGAGGTGCTGCCGCGCGGGGGCGGGATGACGAACCCTGTCGCCGTCAGTCAGGGCGCCGCCGATCTGGGCTTCGTCTCGGCCAGTGCAGCGGTCTGGGCGCGCGACGGCATCGGTGAGGAGTTCGAGGGCCGCGAGGCGAACAACGCCCGCGCGATCGTCGGCGGTCTGCAACTCGCCTACACCACCATCGCCGCGCGGCGCGACTATGTCAAAAAAAGCGGTCTGACCACCTTTGACGAGATGGTCGCCTCGGACAATCCGCCCCGCTTCGTGCTGAAACCCGCAGGTTCGCAGGTGCCGATCCTCGCAAACTACATGTTCGAAGCCTTGGGCAGTAGCCTCGAGGACATGCGAGGCCGCGGCGCGATCACCCAGATCAGTACGGCCCAGATCGCACAGATGCTGCGTGACGGAACTGCCGACGTCTATATCGAGAACGCCCCGGTCGGTCAGGCCACCATGTCCGAGGTGACGCTGACCACCCCCATGGTTTTCGTGCCCGCCAGCGATACCGTGCTGGACCACATGTCCGAACTGGGCGCTCCTGCTGCGAACATGCCCGAAGGCAGCTATCCGGGGCAGGAGGGCGTCTATCGCACCTCGATGACGCCCACGATCCTCATTGCCAATGCCGATATGGACGAGGAGGTCGCCTATCAGCTGACCCGCGCCCTGGTCGAACAGCGCGAGAAGATCGCCGAGGCCTTTCCGGCGCTGGCCGGATGGGACCCCGAGAAGGGCGCTCAGCCAGATCAGGCCGTGATCGAGCTGCATCCGGGTGCGGCCCGTTATTATCGGGAGCGCGGCTGGATCGAGTGATCGCCGCAGGCCGCCGCCCTTAATCGGGCGACGGCACATCCATATCCGGGGAGGAGGCCCGCGATGCACAAAATCTCAAATTTCGACACATGGTGGCGCGCTTTGCAGGCCGTGCTGTCGGTCGTCTATGTCGCCTTCTTGGTGGCCCAGTTCTTTTATCCAGCCTCGCCCCTTGCGGCAGCGAGCTTTCATGTCTTCATGGCGACCGCGCTGGTCTTTGCCTGGACGCCGCTGGCGTGGGAAGGTCGCGCCAGGTACGCGGCCCGCATCATCGACATCGCGGGCGTTGCGCTGTCACTGATGGTCGTCGCGCTATATGCGGGCGAGATATTCCGGCTCGAGCGGCGGTTCGAGATGATTGACCCAGTCCTACCGGTCGACATCCTTTTGCATGTGCTTGGTCTTGCGCTGATCTTCGAGGCGGTGCGCCGTTCGGTCGGCTGGTCCTTGCTGGCAGTTGTGCTGATTTTCCTGGCCTACGCCTATCTGGGACCATGGTTCCCCGGTCTGATGCAGTTTCCGGGTTTCTCCCTGCCGACCCAAGCAGAACTGATCGGCATGAAGACTGACGGCATCTTCGGAGTGACAGCCAGCGCGGCCATCAACTTCGTCTTCTATTTCGTGCTGTTCGGATCGGTCTTCACGATCACCGGCGGCGGTCAACTTTTCATCGATCTTGCGATGCGCGCCACTGCGCGGCTGAAGGGCGGGGCGGCGAAGATGTCGCTGGTGGGTTCGGCACTGTTCGGGATGGTATCGGGTTCGGCTATTGCCAACACCACTTCGACCGGCGTGCTCACGATCCCGATCATGACTCGTTCGGGATATTCGAAAGAACAGGCCGCCGCGACCGAGGCCATCGCCTCGACCGGCGGGCAACTGATGCCGCCGATCATGGGGGTCGCGGCCTTCGTGATGGCCGACATGCTGGGCATTCCCTACATCACCATCGCCGCCGCGGCCCTGATCCCGGCCGCCGCCTTCTACTTCGCGCTCTATATCATCGTGGACCTGCGGGCGCGCAAATCGGGCGTCGGCGATGTCGCGCCGGAACTGCTGGAGATACCGCCGGTGATCCCGCGCCTGCACCTGCTGGCCGCGCCGGTGGCGATGATCGCGACGCTGATCGCAGGCTATTCGGCCCCCTATGCGGCGCTGGTCGGCACGGCCATCGCACTGGTGGCGCCGGTCCTGCGCAGATCGACCCGCTATAACCTGTCCCAGCTGTTCGAGACGGTGCTGGACACCGCCCGCCAGATGGCCTGGATCTCGGCCCCTCTGGCTGCGGTGGGGGTCGTCATGGTGGTTGCCACGCAATCGAACCTGGCACTCAAATTCGTCCGTCTGCTGTCGGACATGGGCACGGACAACCTCTATCTGTCGCTGCTGCTGGCGATCTTCGGCTGCATCATCATGGGGATGGGCCTGCCCACCGTCGCGGCCTACATCATCGGATCGCTGGTCTTCGTGCCGGCACTGATGGATCTGGGCGTCGACAGGCTGGCTGCGAACCTTTTCGTTCTGTATTACTGCGTGCTGTCCATGGTGACGCCGCCGGTTGCGCTCTGCTCCTATGCCGCGGCGGGGATCGCGAAATCGGATGCGAACCGGACCGGGCTTGTGGCCTTCGGTTATTCGCTGGTGATTTTCCTCGTGCCGTTCGGCTTCATCAAAGACCCGGCCGTGCTGTGGCAGGGCAGCGCGTTCCAGATCGCGACCGGCGCCGCAGGCATGCTGCTGGCGACCTTCTGCTGGGCCGTCTTCCTGATCGGCTGGCTACGCGGCAACCTGTCCCTCCCCGAACGCGGCGGGTTCGCGCTGGCCAGTCTTGCTCTGGTCGTCACGCCGACACTGACTGCGGGCTGGGTGATCTCGGTCACGCTGACCTGCCTGCTACTTGTGTGGCGCTTTGCGCTGCGTCCCCGCCTCGTCACCGCCTGAAGGAGGCCGAAATGACCGAAGTCATGGCTGACACCGCCTTTCCCGCAACCGACCTGCCGACGCCGCGCGTCCAGAATCACGCATCCTTCCTGCACGAACTGCCCGACGGCACGATCCTCTGCGCTTGGTTCGGCGGCACGATTGAGGGCAAGTCCGACATCTCGATCCTGATGTCGCGCTTCGACGGCAGGAACTGGAGCAATCCGGTCCAGCTTTCCGACGACCCGGCCCGCTCGGAACAGAACCCGGTCCTGTTCACCGCACCCGACGGGCGGCTGTGGCTGATCTATACTGCCCAGCCCGGTGGGCGGCAGAACGAGGCCGAAGTGCGGTTCCGCATTTCGGACGATGGCGGGCAGAGCTGGACCGAGCCGTGTGCGCTGTGGTCGCAAAAGGGAATCTTCGTGCGCCAGCCGGTCATCGTCGCCGATGACGGGGCTTGGCTACTGCCGGGGTTCCGCTGCCGCGTCGAGGAGGGTGTGGCTTGGACCGGAGAGAACGATGACAGCGTCGTCATGGTCTCGCATGATGAGGGGGTCAGCTGGAAGGTTTATGAAGTGCCGGGTAGCCTCGGCTGCGTGCACATGAACATCGTGCCGCTGGCGGATGGCGGCATGGCGGCCTTCTATCGCAGCCGTTGGGCCGATCATATCTGGCGCTCGCACTCTGCCGATGGCGTCCGGTGGAGCGCTCCCGAGCCTGCGGGCCTACCCAACAACAACTCGTCGATCCAGGCGGTGCGGCTGGACGACGGGCGTATCGCGATGGTCTATAACCACTCCAGCCGCGAGGATGCCGAGGGACGTCGCGTCTCGCTCTATGACGAGATCGAGGAGGACGGGGCCGCGCCCGCAGCCCGGCCCGGTCGCGCCTTCTGGGGCGCGCCCCGTGCGCCGCTGTCGCTGGCGCTGTCCGCCGATGGCGGGCAGAGCTGGCCGGACCGGATCGATCTGGCCTTCAGCGACGGCTATTGCTTGTCGAACAACTCGGCCGATCAGGTGAACCGCGAGCTATCCTACCCATCGATCCTGCAGGATCGGAACGGCCGTGTGCATGTGACTTGGACCCATTTTCGCCAGTCGATCCGACACATGATCGTCCCGCTGGACGAGCAACACGGATGACCCCGCCGCGGCTGCTGATCGTCGCCGATGACCTCACGGGAGCCTTGGACAGCGCAGGCGAAGCTGCCAGCCTCGGCATCGGCACCCGCGTCTTCCTGTCACCGGCCGCGCTGGCGGCGGCAAGGGAATGCACTCTTCCCCCGGTCGTCGCTGTCACTACCGGCAGCCGGGATGGGACCGCGGCAGCAGCCGCTGCGGCGATGCATAACGTTTGCGCGTGCCTGTCATGGCTGAGACCAGAGCGGGTCATGAAGAAGGTTGATTCCAGGCTCAAGGGGCATGTTGCGGTCGAATGCGCGATTCTGGCCGACGCTTTGCATCGGAGGCAAATCATCGCCGCGCCGGCTTTGCCGGACATGGGCCGGGTGCAACGGCATGGCCGGCTGACCGGTGCGGGGATCGAAACTCCTCTAGACATCGCAGCGCGGTTCTCGGGCCTTTCCCCCCATGTGCCCGACATTACCGACGCCGCACAGATGAAAGAAGCGGCAGAACTTGATGGCCTGCCCGTGGGCGCCCGGTCGTTGGCTGCGGCATTGGTTGCCCAGCTATGGCCCGACGCGACACGTCAAGGGACACCGCCTCTGCCCGGCCCGGCCGTTCTTGCGATCGGCTCGCGCGATCCCATTACGCTCGCGCAGGTGGAGCGCCTCGACCTGCCGCTGTACCTGGCCCCAGATGGCCGACTTCCGCTTGATCCACCGCGGGCCCCTTGCGTGATGCAGATGGTTTCTGGCGGCATGGACCGCTCTGCGGCAGAAGCAGGGGCCGATTTTGCGGAAGGGCTGACCAAGATGATCATGCGGGACCCGGTAGGCACGCTGATCGCGTGCGGCGGGGAAACGGCCGCAGCCATCCTTGCCCGGCTCGGCGTCGATCAAGCGGAGGTCTTTGGCTTGGCCCTGCCGGGGATTGCCGTCGTCCGAGCTGCGCTGCC is part of the Rhodovulum sp. MB263 genome and encodes:
- a CDS encoding four-carbon acid sugar kinase family protein; amino-acid sequence: MTPPRLLIVADDLTGALDSAGEAASLGIGTRVFLSPAALAAARECTLPPVVAVTTGSRDGTAAAAAAAMHNVCACLSWLRPERVMKKVDSRLKGHVAVECAILADALHRRQIIAAPALPDMGRVQRHGRLTGAGIETPLDIAARFSGLSPHVPDITDAAQMKEAAELDGLPVGARSLAAALVAQLWPDATRQGTPPLPGPAVLAIGSRDPITLAQVERLDLPLYLAPDGRLPLDPPRAPCVMQMVSGGMDRSAAEAGADFAEGLTKMIMRDPVGTLIACGGETAAAILARLGVDQAEVFGLALPGIAVVRAALPGSRVLTIVTKSGGFGAADMLAQLVNLVDNRPTPTEVRKYRTRE